From one Pseudomonas sp. B21-048 genomic stretch:
- a CDS encoding UbiA family prenyltransferase codes for MTVHITPPTIPLVVDLDGTLLRSDLLLETGMAFVRHKPLSLFKPFIWLTKGKVALKEGLAHATHIDVSVLPFDPAVIELIEVERRNGRTVVLATASHYSLAERIAEHLQLFDQVLASDSKRNLSAHRKRDLLVEHYGEQGFDYAGNSHDDVPVWAVARKAYVVNPESGVERDARAQGNVEQVIHSNPSRLKDWLKALRLHQWMKNALIFVPLMAAHQLTNPMLLWQGVLAFLFFGLCASSVYVLNDLLDLADDRHHHSKRHRPFAAGRLSIKSGLQLFPVLLVGAFSGAAWLMPWEFSGTLIAYYILTLAYSLSLKRQMAIDVITLAALYTLRIIAGAAAFGLELTFWILAFSMFMFLSLALVKRYAELREARRKGDTGKTRGRGYYPADLEMISSLGASSGYLAVMVLALYIHDQATTGLYAHPQVIWLACPLLLFWITRVWMLTHRGQMHDDPVVFAIRDRSSLVVGALFGLVFWVAT; via the coding sequence GTGACTGTCCATATAACACCTCCCACTATTCCGCTTGTTGTCGATCTCGACGGTACCCTGCTGCGCTCCGATCTGCTGCTGGAAACAGGTATGGCTTTTGTTCGGCATAAGCCATTGAGCCTGTTTAAACCCTTTATTTGGTTAACCAAAGGCAAGGTAGCTTTAAAGGAAGGTCTCGCCCATGCCACCCATATTGATGTCAGTGTCCTGCCTTTCGATCCTGCGGTCATTGAACTAATTGAAGTCGAGCGGCGTAACGGTCGGACCGTAGTGCTGGCGACAGCCAGCCATTACAGCCTGGCCGAACGTATTGCTGAACATCTTCAATTGTTTGACCAGGTGCTAGCCTCTGATAGCAAGCGAAACCTGTCGGCCCACCGTAAACGCGATCTGTTGGTCGAGCACTATGGTGAGCAGGGCTTTGATTACGCGGGCAACTCTCATGACGACGTCCCAGTTTGGGCGGTTGCCCGGAAGGCTTATGTGGTCAATCCGGAATCCGGTGTTGAGCGTGACGCTCGGGCACAGGGCAATGTCGAACAGGTGATTCACTCCAATCCTTCCAGGCTGAAGGACTGGTTGAAGGCGTTGCGGCTGCATCAGTGGATGAAGAATGCGCTGATTTTTGTGCCTCTAATGGCGGCGCATCAATTGACCAACCCCATGCTCCTATGGCAGGGAGTATTGGCCTTTCTCTTTTTTGGGTTATGTGCCTCTAGCGTCTATGTGCTTAATGACTTGTTGGACCTCGCCGATGACCGGCATCATCACTCCAAGCGGCATCGTCCTTTTGCCGCTGGGCGATTGTCGATCAAGTCCGGGCTACAGCTCTTTCCCGTATTATTGGTTGGCGCTTTTTCCGGGGCTGCATGGCTTATGCCTTGGGAGTTTTCCGGAACCCTCATTGCATATTACATATTAACTCTCGCCTATTCGCTGTCATTGAAACGACAGATGGCTATCGATGTGATCACCCTGGCTGCGCTTTATACCCTGCGCATCATAGCTGGCGCGGCAGCATTCGGTTTGGAACTGACATTCTGGATTCTGGCGTTCTCGATGTTCATGTTCCTCAGCCTCGCACTAGTTAAGCGCTACGCAGAACTGCGCGAAGCAAGGCGCAAGGGCGATACCGGGAAAACCCGTGGGCGAGGCTACTATCCCGCCGACCTGGAAATGATTTCCTCGCTGGGCGCGTCTTCCGGTTATCTAGCGGTAATGGTCTTGGCTCTGTACATCCATGATCAGGCTACAACCGGGCTTTATGCCCATCCACAAGTGATCTGGCTAGCCTGCCCGCTGCTCTTGTTCTGGATCACTCGAGTGTGGATGCTCACTCATCGCGGGCAAATGCATGATGACCCTGTAGTGTTCGCCATCCGCGACCGCAGCAGTCTAGTCGTTGGCGCTTTGTTTGGGTTGGTGTTCTGGGTAGCAACATGA
- a CDS encoding SDR family oxidoreductase, translated as MKRVLIIGATSAIAAACARLWAEQGSEFFLVARNLEKLEQTAADLKGRGAKSVTLHCMDATDFVAHGAMLESCLATLQQIDIALIAHGTLPVQKVCEQDVGVALQEFANNGTSVIALLTLLANQFETQRCGTLAVISSVAGDRGRPSNYLYGTAKAAVSTFCEGLRARLFKVGVHVIDIRPGFVDTPMTLGLPLPAVLLAKPAQVALRIVKGTDRKVDVLYAPGFWVLIMMIIKLIPGVLFKKMNI; from the coding sequence ATGAAACGAGTTCTAATTATTGGTGCCACATCGGCCATTGCCGCTGCCTGTGCACGTCTTTGGGCCGAACAAGGCAGCGAGTTTTTCCTCGTGGCCCGTAACCTCGAAAAACTAGAGCAAACCGCAGCCGACCTAAAAGGTCGAGGCGCTAAATCAGTAACGCTTCACTGCATGGATGCCACCGACTTTGTTGCACACGGCGCAATGCTCGAAAGTTGCCTAGCGACCTTACAGCAAATCGATATTGCGCTCATTGCGCATGGCACATTGCCCGTTCAAAAAGTCTGCGAGCAGGACGTTGGCGTAGCGCTCCAGGAATTTGCTAACAATGGTACGTCGGTGATCGCCCTGCTAACGCTGCTGGCCAACCAATTTGAAACCCAACGCTGCGGCACTTTGGCGGTAATTTCCTCGGTAGCTGGTGACCGTGGTCGTCCGTCCAACTATTTATATGGTACCGCCAAGGCTGCGGTTTCCACCTTTTGCGAAGGTCTACGAGCACGTCTGTTCAAGGTCGGTGTACATGTCATCGACATCAGGCCGGGCTTTGTCGATACACCGATGACTCTAGGTCTACCATTACCTGCTGTTCTGCTGGCCAAGCCTGCCCAGGTGGCCCTACGCATTGTAAAAGGTACTGATCGCAAAGTTGACGTCCTCTACGCCCCGGGATTTTGGGTATTAATTATGATGATAATTAAGTTAATTCCTGGCGTACTCTTCAAAAAAATGAATATTTAA
- a CDS encoding FAD-binding oxidoreductase, producing the protein MSRQLYSWGCYPYAPQTAHACSWRSEVEALRDAVVATHGSTLPYGNGRSYGDSCLAASDQVLHMRALNRFIQVDWQQGTVQAEAGVTLAEILAVSIPQGWFLSVTPGTQFATLGGAIANDVHGKNHHLRGTFGNHVRRLGLLRHNEGMLTCSPTEHPEFYTSTIGGLGLTGIIVWAEIQLIPIRTSQIDSTIVRFGNLGEFFSLSAELDHQHEYSVAWIDCLAKGTQTGRGVFIVGDHARYGSLEVDERAKLSMPLTPPVSLINNLSLRAFNDMYWRVHPAQSTCKRGDYEPFFYPLDRILHWNRIYGRRGFQQYQCVIPDAVAEVVMRELLEAIADSGQGSFLAVLKRCGNIASPGLLSFPLPGTSLALDFPQKADLVRLFARLDAIVREGGGRLYPAKDAHMTGSDFRQAYPAWEQLEALRDPSLNSHFWKRVTA; encoded by the coding sequence ATGAGTCGTCAGCTTTACTCTTGGGGATGCTATCCCTATGCCCCGCAGACTGCACACGCTTGTAGCTGGCGTAGCGAAGTCGAGGCTCTGCGCGATGCAGTGGTCGCCACGCACGGAAGCACCCTGCCCTATGGCAACGGACGTAGTTATGGAGACAGCTGCCTAGCCGCGAGCGATCAAGTGTTGCACATGCGGGCCCTAAATCGCTTCATCCAGGTTGATTGGCAGCAGGGAACCGTGCAAGCAGAGGCAGGTGTAACCCTCGCAGAGATCCTGGCGGTTTCCATCCCGCAGGGCTGGTTCCTATCCGTCACACCGGGCACCCAGTTTGCCACCCTCGGCGGGGCCATCGCTAACGATGTCCATGGCAAGAACCATCATCTGCGCGGCACCTTTGGCAACCATGTGCGGCGCTTGGGTTTATTGCGCCATAATGAAGGAATGCTGACCTGCTCCCCTACCGAGCATCCAGAATTTTATACTTCTACTATTGGAGGTTTAGGTCTGACTGGGATTATCGTGTGGGCAGAAATTCAGCTTATCCCCATTCGCACCAGCCAGATCGACAGCACCATAGTGCGTTTCGGCAACCTGGGCGAATTCTTCAGCCTGTCCGCCGAACTTGATCACCAGCATGAATACAGTGTCGCCTGGATCGACTGCCTGGCAAAAGGCACTCAGACCGGGCGGGGCGTATTCATCGTGGGTGACCACGCACGTTATGGTTCACTGGAAGTGGACGAGCGAGCGAAGTTGAGCATGCCGCTGACACCGCCAGTGTCTCTAATCAACAATCTGTCATTGCGAGCTTTCAATGATATGTATTGGAGAGTGCATCCTGCCCAGAGCACATGCAAACGCGGTGACTACGAGCCCTTCTTTTATCCGCTGGATCGCATACTGCATTGGAACCGTATCTACGGGCGCCGAGGTTTCCAGCAATACCAGTGCGTGATACCCGACGCAGTGGCCGAGGTAGTCATGCGCGAGTTGCTGGAAGCCATTGCAGACTCTGGCCAAGGCTCGTTTCTCGCCGTGCTCAAACGCTGTGGCAACATCGCCTCGCCAGGCCTGCTGTCCTTCCCTCTCCCCGGCACGTCTCTAGCCTTGGACTTCCCGCAGAAGGCTGATCTGGTGCGATTATTTGCAAGGCTGGATGCCATCGTTCGCGAGGGTGGTGGCCGCCTGTATCCGGCCAAGGATGCCCACATGACCGGCAGCGATTTCCGCCAAGCCTACCCCGCTTGGGAACAACTGGAAGCACTGCGTGATCCTTCTCTGAATTCCCACTTCTGGAAACGAGTTACCGCATGA